A stretch of the Argentina anserina chromosome 6, drPotAnse1.1, whole genome shotgun sequence genome encodes the following:
- the LOC126800295 gene encoding uncharacterized protein LOC126800295, which produces METPKPQSFFHGIRSRELHGSRVPKRSYTDCLASEFSEVGAIAAEHNGPPMAISFGKTGRNSHIVAMSDEDGYLSLFDTRRKFLASASHQENADRTKVCDWVAHQNAVFDICWIKDDSQIVTASGDQTVKVWDIQEKKCTAVLIGHTGSVKSLSPHPTNPEIIVSGSRDGSFALWDMRCNSTSKNTLGVRPTAVVKGAHLTPRTKRSRRGKAAPRSITSVLNLKDEVSIATAGAVDSVVKYWDTRSLKSVVTQTCPHMESNEKERRFHGITSLSQDSNGVFVTASCMDNSIYLYNVLQLEKGPMQSFSGGRVESFFVKSAISPDGAHILSGSSDGNAYIWQVNKPQEDPVILKSHDGEVTAVDWSHYEAGKIATSSDDFTVRIWNSENRYCPSTPSPSVIRRRVMAIPGVECRRLLMNESMHISKDGNSCPSDKGVDESKSLNPIKMPRICTPDSQKKHSLLDSDMSETFEKTPEATFKSPSSVLNPPSLKRKTICDYFAVPTLNF; this is translated from the exons ATGGAGACCCCGAAGCCTCAGTCGTTCTTCCACGGCATCAGATCCAGAGAGCTGCACGGATCCCGAG TTCCGAAGCGGTCCTATACCGATTGCTTAGCTTCCGAGTTCTCCGAAGTCGGAGCCATCGCCGCCGAGCACAACGGACCTCCGATGGCCATCTCGTTCGGCAAG ACCGGTAGAAACTCTCACATTGTGGCCATGTCTGATGAGGATGGCTACTTGAGCTTGTTCGACACGCGGCGCAAGTTTTTGGCATCTGCTTCTCACCAGGAAAATGCAG ATAGGACCAAGGTTTGCGATTGGGTTgcgcatcagaatgccgtgTTTGACATCTGTTGGATAAAG GATGATAGTCAGATTGTGACAGCTTCTGGTGATCAAACT gTCAAGGTTTGGGATATTCAGGAAAAGAAATGTACTGCAGTTCTGATAGGGCACACTGGAAGTGTGAAATCTTTGAGTCCTCATCCGACTAATCCTG AGATTATTGTTTCCGGTTCAAGAGATGGATCCTTTGCTCTCTGGGATATGAGATGTAATTCAACCTCCAAAAATACTCTTGGTGTACG CCCTACTGCCGTGGTTAAAGGGGCTCACCTTACCCCACGGACAAAGCGCTCAAGGCGTGGAAAG GCTGCTCCAAGGAGCATCACATCAGTTCTTAATCTAAAAGATGAGGTTTCTATTGCTACTGCTGGAGCTGTGGACAG TGTGGTCAAGTATTGGGACACTAGAAGTCTGAAAAGTGTAGTCACACAGACGTGTCCTCATATGGAGTCAAATGAGAAG GAAAGAAGATTTCATGGCATAACTAGCTTATCCCAAGATTCAAATGGAGTGTTTGTTACAGCCTCTTGTATGGACAACAG CATTTATTTGTATAATGTGCTTCAGCTAGAAAAGGGTCCTATGCAATCCTTCTCTGGAGGCCGGGTTGAATCTTTTTTTGTAAAG TCGGCTATTAGCCCTGATGGTGCTCACATTCTCAGTGGTTCTAGTGATGGAAATGCCTACATTTGGCAG GTAAACAAGCCTCAAGAAGATCCAGTCATACTGAAAAGCCATGACGGAGAAGTTACAGCAGTTGATTG GTCACATTATGAGGCTGGGAAGATAGCAACTTCATCTGATGATTTTACG GTTCGCATTTGGAACTCTGAGAATCGTTACTGCCCAAGCACGCCATCACCATCTGTAATTCGAAGAAGAGTAATGGCAATCCCCGGTGTAGAATGTAGAAGGCTTCTAATGAATGAATCAATGCACATCTCAAAGGATGGAAATTCATGTCCCTCGGATAAAGGAGTAGATGAAAGTAAATCACTTAATCCAATTAAAATGCCTAGAATATGCACTCCTGATTCACAGAAGAAGCATTCATTGTTAGATTCCGACATGAGTGAAACATTTGAAAAGACCCCTGAAGCTACATTCAAGAGCCCCTCTTCTGTTCTGAATCCTCCCTCTCTAAAAAGGAAAACTATCTGTGATTACTTTGCAGTACCTACGCTAAACTTTTAG
- the LOC126798752 gene encoding mitogen-activated protein kinase kinase 3, with amino-acid sequence MAGLEELRKKLTPLFDAEKGLSFGSSTSDSSGSYTLSGSGTVNLLSRSSGVYNINELGLQKCTSSTVDDTTEKTYRCASHEMRVFGVIGSGASSVVQRAIHIPDHRIIALKKINIFEKEKRQQLLTEIRTLCEAPCYQGLVEFHGAFYTPDSGQISIALEYMDGGSLADILRLRKRIPEPLLSSMFQKLLHGLSYLHGVRYLVHRDIKPANLLINLKGEPKITDFGISAGLENSMAMCATFVGTVTYMSPERIRNENYSYPADIWSLGLALFECGTGEFPYTANDGPVNLMLQILDDPSPTPSQQNVSPEFCSFIEACLQKDADSRPTAEQLLSHPFITKYEKSKVDLAAFVRSVFDPTQRMKDLADMLTIHFYLLFDGSDELWQHAKTLYNEDSVFSFSGKQLVGVNEIFASLSSIRSTLASDWPPERLVHVVEKLQCHAHGQDGVAIRVSGSFIVGNQFLICGDGVQVEGLPSIKDLSIDISSKRMGTFSEQFIMEPSTIIGRYFIAKQELYIMQ; translated from the exons ATGGCGGGACTTGAAGAACTGAGGAAAAAGCTCACACCTTTATTCGATGCCGAAAAGGGCCTCAGCTTCGGATCCTCCACCTCGGACTCATCTGGTTCCTACACA ttgtcgGGCAGTGGAACGGTGAACTTGCTGAGCCGATCGTCCGGCGTGTACAACATCAACGAGCTGGGGCTGCAGAAGTGCACGTCGTCTACGGTGGACGACACCACAGAGAAGACTTACCGATGTGCTTCGCATGAGATGAGAGTGTTTGGGGTCATTGGGAGCGGTGCCAGTAGCGTTGTGCAGAGAGCTATTCACATTCCCGATCATCGGATCATTGCGCTCAAGAAAATCAACATTTTTGAAAAG GAGAAAAGACAGCAGCTGCTTACTGAGATAAGGACATTATGTGAAGCACCTTGTTACCAAGGTCTTGTAGAGTTTCATGGTGCATTTTATACACCAGATTCTGGACAAATAAGCATTGCGTTGGAGTATATGGATGGAGGGTCATTGGCAGATATCTTACGTTTGAGGAAAAGAATACCAGAACCTCTACTTTCGTCTATGTTTCAAAAGCTTCTACAT GGGCTGAGCTACTTGCATGGAGTTAGGTATCTTGTTCACAGAGACATAAAACCTGCCAATTTGCTTATCAATCTCAAGGGTGAACCAAAGATAACAGATTTTGGAATAAGTGCTGGGTTGGAGAATTCAATGGCAATG TGTGCAACATTTGTTGGGACAGTTACATACATGTCGCCTGAGCGAATTCGAAATGAGAATTATTCTTACCCAGCTGATATATGGAGCCTTGGGCTTGCACTCTTTGAGTGTGGTACTGGAGAATTTCCATATACAGCTAACGATGGACCTGTCAATCTTATGTTACAG ATCTTAGATGATCCATCACCGACTCCTTCTCAACAGAATGTTTCACCAGAGTTTTGCTCGTTTATTGAAGCTTGCTTGCAGAAGGATGCAGATTCTAGGCCAACTGCGGAGCAG CTACTTTCCCACCCGTTTATTACGAAGTATGAGAAATCCAAAGTAGACTTAGCAGCATTTGTTCGAAGTGTTTTTGATCCAACACAAAGGATGAAGGACTTGGCAGAT ATGCTTACCATACATTTTTACTTGCTCTTTGATGGATCTGATGAGCTCTGGCAACATGCAAAGACGTTATACAATGAAGATTCAGTTTTCAG TTTTTCTGGCAAGCAGCTAGTAGGCGTGAATGAGATATTTGCCTCCCTCTCCAGCATACGAAGTACATTAGCTAGTGACTGGCCTCCTGAGAGGCTTGTGCATGTTGTGGAAAAGCTTCAGTGCCACGCTCATGGTCAGGATGGAGTAGCAATTAGGGTATCAGGATCCTTCATTGTTGGGAATCAGTTCCTTATATGTGGAGATGGGGTTCAGGTAGAGGGCCTGCCAAGTATTAAAGATCTTTCCATTGACATCTCGAGTAAGCGAATGGGTACATTTAGCGAGCAGTTCATTATGGAGCCAAGCACAATTATAGGGCGCTACTTCATAGCTAAACAAGAACTTTATATCATGCAGTGA